The DNA region CGATGACGCTCGCGTTGACGAAGGTGAAGGCGACGAGGGCGCCGAAGTTGATGTACGACGAGATGGTGTCGAGCGAGAAGCTCATCGCGAGCAGCGTGACCGCGCCGACGAACACGACGTTGAACACCGGGGTGTGCGTGCGCGGGTTGACGTAGCCGAACACCCGCTTCGGCAGGACGTTGTTCCGGCCCATCACCATGAGCATGCGGGCGACGCTCGCGTGCGACGCGAGCCCCGACGCCAGCGCGGCGACGAACCCGGCCGACACCAGGACCGCCTGGAACACCGGGCCACCGACGAGCAGGCCGATCTGGGGCAGCGGGTCGTCGGTGAACTCGCCGAACGGGGTGTTCGTCGGGAACCGCAGCTGCGCGAAGTACGCGGACACCAGGAAGATCGCGCCACCGAGCAGCACCGTCAGCATGATCGCCTTCGGCATGATCCGGATCGACTTCGCCTCTTCCGTGTACATCGTCACGGCGTCGAAGCCGATGAACGAGAAGCAGACCACCGTCGCACCGGTGAGCAGGGCGGACATCGTCACGCCGTCGTGCACGAACGGCTCGGTGCTCGCGATCGTGCCGGCGCCGGCACCGTGGACGAGTTCGATGACGGTGAAGACCACGAACGCGATCATCGCCAGGATCGCGCCGATGAGCAGCACCATGTTCAGGTTCGACGTGCCACGCATCGACAGGCAGATCACCGTCGTCACGAACACCGTGTAGACGACGACCGTCACCCACGACGGCAGCGCCGGGAACACCTGCTCCAGGTAGAGCCGGATGATCAGGGCGTTCACCATCGGCAGCAGCAGGTAGTCGAGCAGGGACGCCCAACCGACCATGAACCCGAGGTTCGGGTGCATCGACTCCCGCACGTACGTGTAGGCCGAACCGGCCGCCGGGTAGACCCGGACCATCTTCCCGTAGCTGATCGCCGTCAAGGCCATGATGACCAGCGCGATCAGGTACGCGCTCGGCACGGCGCCGTCGGTCTGCCCGGAGACGATGCCGAAGGTGTCGAACACCACCGTCGGGGTCATGTAGCCGAGGCCGAGGCCGACGATCGCCCAGAGTCCGAGGCTCCGCTTCAGGGAACCGCCGCGCGCAGGGGTTGCCGGAGCTGTCGGTGCGGGGACCGCGGTCGGTGATGCCATGTGCGTTGACTTCCCTGCTGGGTCGGGGGTGGGCAGCGCCGGAGCTGGGCTGGGCAGCGTCGCCCGGACTGGTTCGGAGCAACATACCGATGTGCGAGTGCTCGGTGGACCGGCCGCGGTGTACAGACGTCGGGCAGCCGCTGTACACCGCGGCGATGGCTCAGACCGCCGGCTGTTGCTGCGTGATGCAGTGCAGGCCGCCGCCGCGCGCGAAGACCGGACGAGCGTCGATCGAACGCACCTGACGACCCGGGTACACGTCGGCGAGGATGCCGCGGGCGCGGTCGTCGGCAACGGCGTCACCGAAGGCGCAGGCGATCACGGCGCCGTTCACCACCACGTGGTTGACGTAGTTCCAGTCGACCGGGCCGTCGTCGTCGGTCAGGGTCGACGGGGCCGGCAGTTCGACGATGGTCGCGTCCGTGGCCTGCTCGAGCGCCCGACGGATCTGCGGCATCACCAGGTGGTCCGGGTGGCCGGCGTCGGGCTGCGCGTGCAGCAGGACCGTGCGGGAGGTCGTGGTGGCGCTGGTGGCGCTGGCGCCGCTCGGCGCGCCGGCGAACGTCGCGACCATGTCGACGTGGCCCCGGGTCCCGAACCCGTCGTAGTCACGGGTCAGGCCGCGGGGCAGCCAGACCACGTCCGTCGCGCCGATCGTCCGGGCCAGCTCGAGTTCGACGCGCTCGCGGTCGGCGTACGGGTTCCGTCGCGGATCGAGCTGCACGGTCTCCGTCACCAGGACCGTGCCCGTGCCGTCGACGTGGATCGCCCCGCCCTCGTTCACGAGCAGTGACGGGATCCGCCGTGCACCGGTGGCGGCGGCGACCGTGGCGGCGACCTCGGCGTCTCGGGTCCAGGTCGACCAGGAGTTCGCGCCCCAGCCGTTGAAGACCCAGTCCACGGCGCCGAGCTCGCCGGTCACGTCGTCGACGACGAACGTCGGCCCGATGTCGCGCATCCAGAAGTCGTCGAGGGGCGCTTCGAGCACCTCGACCGCGGTCGACAGCAGGCGACGAGCGTCGGCTCGCGCGACCGGGTCCACGACGATCGAGACGGGCTGGTGCTCGCTGATCGTGTTGGCGGTGGTCGCCCACGTCCGTCGCGCCGCCTCGGCACTCGCCGCGTCGTCACCGAGTGTCAGGCCGGGGCGCGGGAACGCCATCCAGGTGCGTTCCTGCGGAGCCGTCTCGGGAGGCATCACCCACGTCATGCGCGCACCTCCGGTCCGGCGTCGGTCGCCGCCACCCCGATGGACGCGTCGATCGCGTCGCGTGCGCCGTACGCGTGGCGATCCTCGTCGACCGGGGCGACGAGCCCCGCGTAGAGGTCTGGGCGACGGGTCACGTAGAAGGGGAACAGCCGGAGCCACTCGGTCCGGGCCGCGAGGTCGAGGTCCGCGACCAGCACCGCGTCAGCGTCACGCGGTGCCTCGGCGAGGATGCGGCCGAACGGGTCCGAGATGAACGACGACCCGTAGAAGGTGATGTCGCCCTCGTCGCCCCACCGGTTCGGGACGACCATGAACTGGCCGGCGGTGATGCCGTTCGCGACGATGACCTGCCGCCAGATCGGGGCGGTGTCGAAGTCCGGGAACGTCGGCTCGGAGCCGATCGCCGTCGGGTAGACCAGGACCTCGGACCCGGCGAGGCCGTAGGACCGGGCCACCTCGGGGAACCACTCGTCCCAGCAGGTCGGTAAACCGAGGCGTGCGCCGAGTCCCGCCGGCTCGTACACCGGGAAGGCGTCGTCGTCCGTCCCCGGGCGGAAGTACGTGTCCTCGTGGTAGCCGGCGCTGATCGGGATGTGGGTCTTGCGGGTCCGGCCGACCAGGGTGCCGTCGGGGGCGACGAGGACGGCGGTGTTGTAGCCGCGGGGGTCGTCGGGCTGGTCGTCGTCGGCAGGCCGCTCGTACAGCGAGGCGTGGACGAACACCCCGTGCTCGATCGCCTGTGCGCGGGCGAAGGTGACCGTCGGGCCGTCCTCGAGCGACTCGGCGAGGTCCTTCGGGACACCACTGGCCGGGGTGTCGCCGGGGTAGCGGCGCAGGGTGAGCTCGGGCAGGAACACCGCCGCGGCGCCGTTGGCCGCGGCGGTGGCGATGCCGTCGGCGAGTTGTGCGCGATGGGCAGCCGGGTCCTCGAGCCAACGCATCTGCACGAGGGCGACGCGGGTCGTGCGGCGGGGGGTGCCGGTGTCCTGGTGCAGCGGAGACGGGTGCGGGGGAGCGATGACGACGTCCATCCCGCCATTGTTGATCGCGTGGTCAACGAGCGCAAGGCCCAGGGGGAGTTGGGTGGGGTGATGAGCGAACCCATCGTCACGCCGCTCGGCTTCTCGCACGTGCGCCTCACGGTCACCGACATCCGCCGCAGCAAGGCCTTCTACGAGCAGCTGTTTGGCATGCCACCCGGCAGTGACTTCAGCGACCAGATCGACGACCCGACGATCCACGACGACCCGTGGCGGACCTACGGCGGCTGTTCGTTCACGTTCGGCGGGCAGACGCTCGGCCTGCGTCCGGTCGCGCCCGCCGGTGACCGGTTCGACCCGGACCGCGTGGGCCTCGACCACGTGTCGTTCCGCGTCGGGTCCGTCGACGACCTGCACGCCGCCGTCGAGCGGCTGGACGCCGCCGGCATCGAGCACGGCGACGTCACCGACCTGCCGCCGTTCGGCCTGGTGATCCTGTCCGTGCAGGACCCCGACGACGTCAACCTGGAGTTCGCGGCGCCGCGGCCCTGAGCACGGTGCGCCGGTGTCCGCTTGCCGCGTCCGTCACCCGGACCTCCAGGTGCCACGGAAGCGGGGAGGGTTGCCTGATCGCGTCAGATCTCAGGAGGAGACAGCATGAGCAAGACCTGGTTCATCACCGGAGCGTCGAAGGGCTTCGGCCGCGAGTGGGCGGAAGCCGCCCTCGAACGTGGAGACTCCGTCGCCGGTACGGCCCGCAACACCGACGACGTGCAGGCACTCGTCGACCAGTACCCGGACACGTTCCTCGGACTGCAGCTCGACGTGACCGACCGTGCCGCGGACTTCGCGGCCGTGCAGCGTGCGGCGGAGCACTTCGGCTCGCTCGACGTCGTCGTGAACAACGCCGGATACGGCCACTTCGGCATGGTCGAGGAGCTCACCGAGGACGAGGTCCGCGCCCAGCTCGAGACGAACCTGTTCGGGGCGCTCTGGGTGACCCAGGCCGCGCTGCCGATCATGCGCGAGCAGGGCTCCGGGCACGTCATCCAGGTGTCGAGCATCGGCGGGATCAGCGCGTTCCCGACGGTCGGGGCCTACCACGCGTCGAAGTGGGCACTCGAGGGGATCTCGCAGTCGCTGTCCCAGGAGGTCGCGGGCTTCGGCATCCACGTCACCCTCGTCGAGCCCGGCGGGTTCTCGACGGACTGGTCCGGGCCGTCGTCGAAGAAGAGCGACGAGATCGCCGCGTACGCCGACGTCCGTGAGGCCGCGTCGAAGCGCCCGTCGGCCGCCGACCCCGGCAAGCCCGAGGCGACCCGCTCGGCGATCCTGAAGGTCGTCGACGCCGAGCAGCCGCCCCTGCGCGTCTTCTTCGGCAAGGCGCCGCTCGGCATCGCGGAGCGGGACTACGAGTCCCGCCTGGCGACCTGGCGCGAGTGGCAGCCGGTGTCGGAGGAGGCACACGGCTCCTGAGCGACCTCAGCTGATGATGTTCACCGCGCGAGAGATCACGAGCGCCAGCAGGATGAACCCGCCGAGTGCCTGGTAGGCCATGATCATCTTCGCGCGCACGGTCATCGGCATCGTGTCCGTCGGGCTGAACGCGACCATGTTCGTCATCGCGACGTAGAGGTAGTCGAGGTAGACCGGTCGCCACGCAGCGGTCTTCGGGCCCGTCTCCTGCGGGAACTGGAAGTCGGCCTCGTCGCTCGTCCACAGCTCGGGACGACGACGAGCCACCGGCCCGCCCCGGTCGAGCTCCCAGTAGACGAGCCCGAACGCGATGATCGTGCTCACCCACACCTGCAGGGCGGTGAGCAGCACGGCACCGCCGTCGGCCTGGCCACCGAGGAGCACCTCGATCGTCCGGACCACGGTCAGCTGGTTCGCGACGGTGATCAGGATCGCCAACGAGAAGGACACCCACCGCGACCAGGTCGTCTCGCGGGTCAGCCGTCGCGGGTTGAAGACGACGAGCGGGATCAGCAGCAGGACGCCGAGCAGCGGGACCACCCATGACGGGAAGAACAGCACCTCGCTCGGCAGGAACAGGCTGAGCCCGAGGTTCACCAGGACGGCGATCGCCACCGGCGCGCGGTGCTCGTGCCGGGGTGTGGTCCGCGTCGTCGTCACGGCTCCGAGTGTGGCACTCGAACATCGTTCCGGGCCCGTGCGACCCGTGAGGGTCTGGTCAGTAGGGCACCCGTGTCACTCTCACCGGAACCTGGAACATCAGTAGGCTGGTGGCGGGCCGCGTCACCGCCGGAGCGTGGCCCGAGCAAGGATGAAGCCCACCGCTGGGACAACAGCGATGGGCTTCGATTTGCTCTCCGAGTGGAGAACGA from Curtobacterium sp. MCJR17_020 includes:
- a CDS encoding agmatine deiminase family protein, translating into MTWVMPPETAPQERTWMAFPRPGLTLGDDAASAEAARRTWATTANTISEHQPVSIVVDPVARADARRLLSTAVEVLEAPLDDFWMRDIGPTFVVDDVTGELGAVDWVFNGWGANSWSTWTRDAEVAATVAAATGARRIPSLLVNEGGAIHVDGTGTVLVTETVQLDPRRNPYADRERVELELARTIGATDVVWLPRGLTRDYDGFGTRGHVDMVATFAGAPSGASATSATTTSRTVLLHAQPDAGHPDHLVMPQIRRALEQATDATIVELPAPSTLTDDDGPVDWNYVNHVVVNGAVIACAFGDAVADDRARGILADVYPGRQVRSIDARPVFARGGGLHCITQQQPAV
- a CDS encoding DUF1345 domain-containing protein — translated: MTTTRTTPRHEHRAPVAIAVLVNLGLSLFLPSEVLFFPSWVVPLLGVLLLIPLVVFNPRRLTRETTWSRWVSFSLAILITVANQLTVVRTIEVLLGGQADGGAVLLTALQVWVSTIIAFGLVYWELDRGGPVARRRPELWTSDEADFQFPQETGPKTAAWRPVYLDYLYVAMTNMVAFSPTDTMPMTVRAKMIMAYQALGGFILLALVISRAVNIIS
- a CDS encoding APC family permease, with amino-acid sequence MASPTAVPAPTAPATPARGGSLKRSLGLWAIVGLGLGYMTPTVVFDTFGIVSGQTDGAVPSAYLIALVIMALTAISYGKMVRVYPAAGSAYTYVRESMHPNLGFMVGWASLLDYLLLPMVNALIIRLYLEQVFPALPSWVTVVVYTVFVTTVICLSMRGTSNLNMVLLIGAILAMIAFVVFTVIELVHGAGAGTIASTEPFVHDGVTMSALLTGATVVCFSFIGFDAVTMYTEEAKSIRIMPKAIMLTVLLGGAIFLVSAYFAQLRFPTNTPFGEFTDDPLPQIGLLVGGPVFQAVLVSAGFVAALASGLASHASVARMLMVMGRNNVLPKRVFGYVNPRTHTPVFNVVFVGAVTLLAMSFSLDTISSYINFGALVAFTFVNASVIVHFAVRQGRRHTAGDRWKYIVLPGLAMVLTGVLWSQLHADALIAGGVWAAIGFAYLLVITKGFRVLPKSFDENQPVTGVNKQLTDQA
- a CDS encoding VOC family protein, with translation MSEPIVTPLGFSHVRLTVTDIRRSKAFYEQLFGMPPGSDFSDQIDDPTIHDDPWRTYGGCSFTFGGQTLGLRPVAPAGDRFDPDRVGLDHVSFRVGSVDDLHAAVERLDAAGIEHGDVTDLPPFGLVILSVQDPDDVNLEFAAPRP
- a CDS encoding nitrilase-related carbon-nitrogen hydrolase yields the protein MDVVIAPPHPSPLHQDTGTPRRTTRVALVQMRWLEDPAAHRAQLADGIATAAANGAAAVFLPELTLRRYPGDTPASGVPKDLAESLEDGPTVTFARAQAIEHGVFVHASLYERPADDDQPDDPRGYNTAVLVAPDGTLVGRTRKTHIPISAGYHEDTYFRPGTDDDAFPVYEPAGLGARLGLPTCWDEWFPEVARSYGLAGSEVLVYPTAIGSEPTFPDFDTAPIWRQVIVANGITAGQFMVVPNRWGDEGDITFYGSSFISDPFGRILAEAPRDADAVLVADLDLAARTEWLRLFPFYVTRRPDLYAGLVAPVDEDRHAYGARDAIDASIGVAATDAGPEVRA
- a CDS encoding SDR family oxidoreductase; translated protein: MSKTWFITGASKGFGREWAEAALERGDSVAGTARNTDDVQALVDQYPDTFLGLQLDVTDRAADFAAVQRAAEHFGSLDVVVNNAGYGHFGMVEELTEDEVRAQLETNLFGALWVTQAALPIMREQGSGHVIQVSSIGGISAFPTVGAYHASKWALEGISQSLSQEVAGFGIHVTLVEPGGFSTDWSGPSSKKSDEIAAYADVREAASKRPSAADPGKPEATRSAILKVVDAEQPPLRVFFGKAPLGIAERDYESRLATWREWQPVSEEAHGS